The Streptomyces sp. HSG2 genome has a segment encoding these proteins:
- the thiD gene encoding bifunctional hydroxymethylpyrimidine kinase/phosphomethylpyrimidine kinase, protein MSGPPRVLTVAGSDSGGGAGIQADLKTMLALGVHGMSVLTAVTAQNSQGVRGAWELPAEAVRAQYRSVVDDIGVQAVKTGMLASAELVEAVAELLDGTDAPLVVDPVGVSKHGDPLLAASAVESVRAALLPLATVATPNLDEVTQLTGVRVESEADMRRAAGAVLALGPRWALIKGGHLPGEPVDLLTDGSVEHWLRAPRHDNRHTHGTGCTLASAVAAGLARGRSVPEAVAAAKAYVTGAIGAGFPLGSGIGPVDHGWALGPRG, encoded by the coding sequence GTGAGCGGCCCGCCGCGGGTGTTGACCGTCGCCGGTTCCGACTCCGGCGGCGGTGCCGGGATCCAGGCGGACCTGAAGACGATGCTCGCGCTCGGCGTCCACGGAATGAGCGTCCTGACGGCGGTGACGGCCCAGAACTCCCAGGGCGTGCGGGGGGCCTGGGAGCTTCCGGCGGAAGCGGTCCGCGCCCAGTACCGCAGCGTCGTCGACGACATCGGAGTGCAGGCGGTCAAGACCGGGATGCTCGCCTCCGCGGAACTCGTGGAGGCGGTCGCCGAACTGCTCGACGGAACCGACGCCCCGCTGGTCGTCGACCCGGTCGGCGTGTCCAAGCACGGCGACCCCCTGTTGGCCGCTTCGGCCGTGGAGTCGGTGCGGGCGGCGCTGCTTCCCCTGGCCACCGTCGCCACTCCGAATCTGGACGAGGTGACCCAACTGACCGGGGTCCGGGTGGAGTCCGAGGCCGACATGCGCCGCGCGGCGGGGGCGGTGCTTGCCCTCGGGCCCCGATGGGCGCTGATCAAGGGCGGCCACCTGCCCGGTGAGCCCGTGGACCTGCTGACCGACGGCTCCGTCGAGCACTGGTTGCGCGCTCCGCGTCACGACAACCGGCACACGCACGGCACCGGCTGCACCCTGGCCTCGGCGGTCGCCGCCGGACTGGCCAGGGGACGGTCGGTACCCGAGGCGGTCGCCGCCGCCAAGGCGTACGTCACGGGCGCGATCGGCGCCGGCTTCCCGCTGGGTTCGGGGATCGGCCCCGTGGACCACGGCTGGGCGCTCGGCCCGCGAGGGTGA
- the rpmB gene encoding 50S ribosomal protein L28, whose product MAANCDVCGKGPGFGNNISHSHRRTPRRWNPNIQRVRTVVGGTPKRVNACTSCIKAGKVSR is encoded by the coding sequence GTGGCTGCCAACTGCGACGTCTGCGGCAAGGGGCCGGGCTTCGGCAACAACATCTCGCACTCTCACCGCCGTACGCCCCGTCGCTGGAACCCCAACATCCAGCGTGTGCGTACCGTGGTCGGCGGGACGCCGAAGCGCGTGAACGCTTGCACCTCGTGCATCAAGGCCGGCAAGGTCTCGCGCTGA
- a CDS encoding thiamine-phosphate kinase: MKGTVGELGEFGLIRELTSRLTSGPVVRVGPGDDAAVVAAPDRRVVASTDVLVEGRHFRRDWSTAYDVGRKAAAQNLADIAAMGAVPTALLLGLVVPGELPVTWPTELMDGLRDECQVAGAVVVGGDVVGGDTVTLSITALGDLRNQDPVTRGGAQAGDLVAVTGWLGWSAAGLAVLSRGFRSPRAFVEAHRRPEPPYDAGPAAAGLGATAMCDVSDGLIADLGHIAEASKVRIDLRSGAVDIPSQMHDIGQAVGVDPMLWVLTGGEDHAIVATFPPEVKLPARWKVIGEVLHPSALPRITVDGAPWTGEGGWDHFGGEIES, from the coding sequence ATGAAGGGCACGGTAGGTGAGCTCGGCGAGTTCGGGCTGATCAGGGAGCTCACCTCCCGCCTCACATCCGGCCCGGTGGTGCGGGTCGGGCCGGGCGACGACGCCGCCGTGGTCGCGGCCCCCGATCGTCGCGTCGTGGCCAGCACGGACGTCCTCGTCGAGGGACGCCACTTCCGTCGGGACTGGTCGACCGCGTACGACGTGGGCCGAAAGGCCGCGGCCCAGAACCTGGCCGACATCGCCGCCATGGGCGCGGTGCCCACGGCGTTGCTGCTCGGCCTCGTGGTCCCCGGCGAACTGCCGGTGACCTGGCCCACCGAGCTGATGGACGGCCTGCGCGACGAGTGCCAGGTGGCCGGAGCCGTCGTGGTCGGGGGAGACGTCGTCGGCGGCGACACCGTCACACTGTCCATCACCGCCCTGGGCGATCTGCGCAACCAGGACCCCGTGACCCGGGGGGGAGCCCAAGCCGGCGACCTGGTCGCGGTGACGGGCTGGCTGGGCTGGTCGGCCGCGGGCCTGGCAGTCCTGTCCCGCGGTTTCCGCTCGCCGCGCGCCTTCGTGGAGGCACACCGACGCCCCGAACCCCCATACGACGCCGGTCCCGCCGCCGCGGGGCTGGGAGCGACCGCGATGTGCGATGTCAGCGACGGGCTCATCGCCGACCTGGGCCACATCGCCGAGGCCAGCAAGGTCCGGATCGACCTGCGATCCGGCGCAGTGGACATCCCTTCCCAGATGCACGACATCGGCCAGGCCGTCGGCGTCGATCCGATGCTGTGGGTGCTGACAGGAGGAGAGGACCACGCCATCGTCGCCACCTTCCCGCCGGAGGTGAAGCTGCCCGCCCGCTGGAAGGTGATCGGGGAGGTCCTCCACCCTTCCGCGCTGCCCCGGATCACCGTCGACGGCGCGCCGTGGACCGGCGAGGGCGGCTGGGACCACTTCGGAGGGGAGATCGAGTCGTGA
- the rsmD gene encoding 16S rRNA (guanine(966)-N(2))-methyltransferase RsmD, whose translation MTRVIAGVAGGRRLAVPPGTGTRPTSDRAREALFSTWRSLLGRPLCGERVLDLYAGSGAVGLEALSRGASHALLVEAEPRAARTVRENVRALGLPGAEVRIGQAERIVRGAPPEHPFDMAFLDPPYAVADDDLREILITLLARGWLAVEALVTVERGSRGGEFDWPEGIRALRSRRYGEGTLWYGRAASPCDHAR comes from the coding sequence ATGACCCGCGTGATCGCCGGCGTGGCCGGCGGACGCCGACTCGCCGTCCCTCCCGGGACGGGGACCCGCCCCACGTCGGACCGGGCCCGCGAGGCCCTCTTCTCCACCTGGCGGTCGCTCCTGGGGCGGCCCTTGTGCGGCGAGCGCGTGCTCGACCTGTACGCGGGCTCGGGCGCCGTCGGTCTTGAGGCGCTGTCCCGGGGCGCGAGTCACGCCCTGCTCGTCGAGGCGGAGCCGCGTGCCGCCCGCACAGTCCGGGAGAACGTCCGCGCCCTCGGTCTGCCCGGCGCGGAGGTCCGGATCGGTCAGGCCGAGCGGATCGTCCGCGGCGCCCCGCCGGAGCACCCTTTCGACATGGCCTTCCTCGACCCTCCCTACGCCGTCGCGGACGACGATCTTCGAGAGATCCTGATCACACTCCTCGCACGAGGGTGGCTCGCCGTCGAGGCCCTCGTCACCGTGGAGCGCGGTAGCAGGGGCGGCGAATTCGACTGGCCGGAGGGCATCCGGGCGCTCCGCTCCCGTCGCTACGGCGAGGGCACGCTTTGGTACGGTCGCGCCGCCTCACCGTGCGACCACGCACGATGA
- a CDS encoding Lrp/AsnC ligand binding domain-containing protein, with protein MVQAYILIQTEVGKASTVAETIGEIPGVLRAEDVTGPYDVIVRAESESVDALGRMVVARVQQVDGITRTLTCPIVHI; from the coding sequence GTGGTACAGGCGTACATCCTGATCCAGACCGAGGTCGGCAAGGCCTCGACCGTCGCCGAGACGATCGGTGAGATCCCGGGGGTGCTGCGGGCCGAGGACGTCACGGGGCCCTATGACGTCATCGTGCGGGCCGAGTCCGAGAGCGTCGACGCCCTGGGACGCATGGTGGTCGCCCGCGTCCAACAGGTGGACGGCATCACCCGCACGCTGACCTGCCCGATCGTCCACATCTGA
- a CDS encoding DAK2 domain-containing protein — MAQVPRGTIDAPAVRAWCGTALASLGRAREEIDAINVYPVADADTGTNLYLTLESATGAVEAVFTAHEPDGPPLADAVRAMAHGALLGARGNSGTILAQLLRGMAEVLGGEEGSGVDGVALRRALRRASDSAREAVAHPVEGTVLSVAAAAAAAAEGGGTDCAGVVRAAHRGAREALARTPGQLSVLGRAGVVDAGGLGLVTVLGALLEVLTGETRREPERRSGGDAHGHGTSTTSAAPAPHAETPADPAGLGDPAGGPAFEVVYLLEADDTSVERLRARLDTLGESLVVVGGDGLWNVHVHVDDAGAAIEAGVEAGRPHRIRVTHFDRDDAHARMPATPLQDPAERARRAVVAVVPGEGLAALYAECGATTLLARPGEPLASGELAQAVRRAHAHEVVVLPNDAELRHTAAVAVEQVRAEGARVALIPTRSAVQGIAALAVHEPGRRFDEDVVAMTSAAGATRYAEVAVAERRAWTTAGVCQAGDVLGLIDGDVAVIGSDVAGVAEAVLDRMLAAGGELVTLVLGDDAPQGVADLLRARVRGAYLAVDTVVHRGGRQGAPLLIGVE, encoded by the coding sequence GTGGCGCAGGTGCCGAGGGGAACCATCGACGCTCCGGCCGTGCGCGCCTGGTGCGGGACCGCGTTGGCCTCGCTCGGCCGCGCGCGCGAGGAAATCGACGCGATCAACGTCTATCCGGTGGCGGACGCCGACACCGGGACCAACCTCTACCTCACCCTTGAGTCGGCGACCGGGGCGGTGGAGGCGGTCTTCACCGCCCACGAGCCGGACGGCCCTCCCCTCGCCGACGCCGTCCGGGCGATGGCCCACGGAGCTCTCCTGGGCGCCCGCGGGAACTCCGGCACCATCCTGGCCCAGTTGCTTCGCGGCATGGCCGAGGTGCTGGGCGGCGAGGAGGGGTCCGGCGTCGACGGCGTCGCCCTGCGCCGGGCCCTGCGCCGGGCCTCCGACTCCGCCCGCGAGGCCGTGGCCCACCCGGTCGAGGGCACCGTCCTCTCCGTGGCCGCCGCCGCCGCGGCGGCGGCCGAGGGCGGCGGGACCGACTGCGCCGGGGTGGTCCGTGCCGCGCACCGGGGCGCCCGCGAAGCGCTCGCGCGAACCCCGGGGCAACTGTCCGTCCTCGGCCGGGCGGGGGTCGTCGACGCCGGTGGGCTCGGCCTGGTGACCGTGCTCGGCGCGCTGCTGGAGGTCCTCACCGGAGAGACCCGCCGCGAACCCGAGCGCCGGTCCGGGGGGGACGCGCACGGGCACGGCACCTCGACGACCTCTGCCGCGCCCGCCCCCCACGCCGAGACTCCCGCCGATCCCGCCGGCTTGGGGGACCCGGCGGGCGGTCCCGCTTTCGAGGTCGTCTACCTCCTGGAAGCCGACGACACCTCGGTCGAACGCCTCCGTGCCCGCCTGGACACCCTCGGCGAGTCCCTGGTGGTCGTCGGAGGCGACGGACTGTGGAACGTCCACGTGCACGTCGACGACGCCGGTGCCGCGATCGAGGCCGGCGTGGAGGCGGGCCGGCCGCACCGCATCCGCGTCACCCACTTCGACCGGGACGACGCGCACGCCCGGATGCCGGCCACGCCCCTCCAGGACCCGGCCGAGCGGGCGCGGCGCGCGGTGGTCGCCGTCGTGCCGGGGGAAGGGCTGGCCGCGCTGTACGCCGAGTGCGGGGCCACGACCCTGCTCGCTCGCCCCGGGGAGCCACTCGCCAGCGGGGAACTGGCACAGGCCGTACGGCGGGCGCACGCGCACGAGGTGGTCGTGTTGCCGAACGACGCCGAGCTGCGCCACACCGCGGCGGTCGCGGTCGAGCAGGTCCGTGCGGAGGGGGCGCGGGTGGCACTGATCCCCACCCGCTCCGCCGTCCAGGGCATCGCCGCGCTCGCCGTCCACGAACCCGGCCGCCGGTTCGACGAGGACGTCGTGGCGATGACCTCGGCGGCCGGTGCCACCAGGTACGCCGAGGTGGCGGTGGCCGAGAGGCGGGCCTGGACCACCGCCGGCGTCTGCCAGGCGGGCGACGTGCTGGGCCTCATCGACGGAGACGTCGCGGTGATCGGCTCCGACGTGGCGGGCGTCGCCGAGGCGGTACTGGACCGGATGTTGGCGGCCGGTGGCGAGTTGGTCACCCTGGTCCTGGGCGACGACGCGCCGCAGGGCGTCGCCGACCTGCTGCGCGCGCGTGTGCGCGGCGCGTACCTCGCCGTGGACACGGTGGTCCACAGGGGGGGACGGCAGGGCGCCCCCCTGCTCATCGGCGTCGAATAG
- the recG gene encoding ATP-dependent DNA helicase RecG: MPALREPLERPLKAVLGPTTAKVMAEHLGLHTVGDLLHHYPRRYEERGRLTHLVDLPMDEHVTVVAQVAEARLHAFASARAPGGKGRRLEVTITDGSGRLRLVFFGAGAHKPHKELLPGTRAMFAGRVSVFNRRLQLAHPAYELLRDEGGEPAEDAAAEDWAGSLIPLYPATAKLESWKIAKAVQTVLPAAEDAIDPLPATLREGRDLDSLSQALVKIHRPRSQVDVDRARARLKWDEAFVLQVALARRRHAENLLPAVARKAAPDGLLAAFDERLPFTLTDGQRRVSLEILDDLASDHPMHRLLQGEVGSGKTLVALRAMLAVVDAGGQAAMLAPTEVLAQQHHRSMVEMLGGLGRGGMLDAAEHATRVTLLTGSTSAAERRRVLLELATGEAGIVVGTHALIEDSVRFHDLGLVVVDEQHRFGVEQRDALRGKADARGGGSPHLLVMTATPIPRTVAMTVFGDLDTSVLDQLPAGRSPIASHVVPAADKPHFLTRAWERVREEVIRGHQAYVVCPRIGDEEGEPGERSSGHAPSDSEETTDRRPPVAVLDMADRLAAGPLRGLSVGVLHGRMPPEDKDAAMRRFSAAETHVLVATTVVEVGVDVPNATVMVIMDADRFGVSQLHQLRGRVGRGAAAGLCLLVTEAPEGSPARRRLAAVASTQDGFALSRVDLEQRREGDVLGRAQSGARTSLRVLTVLEDEDIIEEARQEAFAVVSADPELTHLPGLRTALEALLDAERERYLEKG, from the coding sequence GTGCCCGCGCTGCGAGAACCTCTGGAACGCCCCTTGAAGGCGGTGCTCGGCCCCACCACGGCGAAGGTGATGGCCGAGCATCTCGGCCTGCACACCGTCGGCGACCTCCTCCACCACTACCCACGTCGGTACGAGGAGCGCGGCCGGCTCACCCACCTCGTCGATCTGCCCATGGACGAGCACGTCACGGTCGTGGCCCAGGTGGCGGAGGCCCGACTCCACGCCTTCGCCTCCGCCAGGGCTCCTGGCGGCAAGGGCCGTCGACTCGAGGTGACGATCACCGACGGCAGCGGTCGGCTGCGGCTGGTCTTCTTCGGCGCCGGCGCGCACAAGCCCCACAAGGAACTGCTGCCGGGAACCAGGGCCATGTTCGCGGGCAGGGTCTCCGTCTTCAACCGCCGGCTCCAGCTCGCGCACCCGGCGTACGAGTTGTTGCGCGACGAGGGGGGCGAGCCCGCCGAGGACGCCGCGGCCGAGGACTGGGCCGGTTCCCTGATCCCCCTGTACCCGGCCACCGCCAAGCTGGAGTCCTGGAAGATCGCCAAGGCCGTCCAGACCGTGCTGCCCGCCGCCGAGGACGCGATCGACCCTCTGCCCGCGACCCTGCGCGAGGGGCGGGACCTCGATTCCCTGTCCCAGGCGCTGGTCAAGATCCACCGCCCTCGATCCCAGGTCGACGTCGATCGCGCCCGCGCGCGACTGAAGTGGGACGAGGCCTTCGTCCTCCAGGTCGCGCTGGCCCGCCGCCGGCACGCGGAGAACCTGCTCCCCGCCGTGGCGAGAAAGGCGGCCCCGGACGGTCTGCTGGCCGCCTTCGACGAGAGGCTGCCCTTCACTCTCACCGACGGCCAACGGCGAGTGTCCCTGGAGATCCTCGACGACCTCGCTTCCGACCATCCGATGCACCGACTCCTCCAGGGGGAGGTCGGCTCCGGCAAGACGCTGGTGGCGCTGCGTGCCATGCTCGCAGTCGTCGACGCGGGCGGGCAGGCCGCGATGCTGGCGCCGACCGAGGTGCTGGCGCAGCAGCACCATCGCTCCATGGTCGAGATGCTCGGAGGGCTGGGGCGGGGCGGCATGCTCGACGCCGCCGAGCACGCCACGAGGGTGACACTGCTCACGGGTTCCACGAGCGCAGCGGAGCGGCGCCGGGTCCTCCTCGAACTGGCCACCGGCGAGGCCGGGATCGTCGTCGGGACCCACGCGCTCATCGAGGACTCCGTGCGCTTCCACGATCTGGGGCTGGTCGTCGTCGACGAGCAGCACCGCTTCGGTGTGGAGCAACGCGACGCCCTGCGCGGCAAGGCGGACGCCCGCGGCGGGGGCTCCCCGCACCTGTTGGTCATGACCGCCACGCCCATCCCGCGCACGGTCGCGATGACCGTCTTCGGGGATCTCGACACCTCGGTCCTCGACCAACTCCCGGCCGGACGCTCGCCCATCGCCAGCCACGTCGTCCCGGCCGCCGACAAGCCCCACTTCCTCACCCGCGCCTGGGAGCGGGTCCGCGAGGAGGTGATCCGAGGGCACCAGGCGTACGTGGTGTGCCCCCGCATCGGGGACGAGGAGGGCGAGCCCGGAGAGCGGTCGTCCGGGCACGCGCCGTCCGACTCCGAGGAGACGACCGACAGACGCCCGCCGGTCGCCGTCCTCGACATGGCGGACCGGCTCGCCGCCGGTCCGCTCCGCGGCCTCTCCGTGGGCGTCCTGCACGGCCGGATGCCACCCGAGGACAAGGACGCCGCGATGCGGCGCTTCTCGGCGGCGGAGACGCACGTGCTCGTCGCCACCACCGTCGTCGAGGTGGGGGTGGACGTACCCAACGCCACCGTCATGGTGATCATGGACGCCGACCGCTTCGGGGTCTCCCAGCTCCACCAGTTGCGCGGCCGGGTCGGTCGCGGTGCCGCGGCCGGGCTGTGCCTGCTGGTCACCGAGGCGCCGGAGGGGAGCCCGGCCCGCCGCCGGCTGGCAGCCGTCGCCTCGACGCAGGACGGCTTCGCACTGTCCCGGGTCGACCTGGAGCAGCGCCGTGAGGGAGACGTGCTGGGCAGGGCCCAGTCCGGGGCTCGGACGTCGTTGCGCGTACTGACCGTTCTGGAGGACGAGGACATCATCGAGGAGGCGCGACAGGAGGCGTTCGCGGTGGTGTCCGCGGACCCGGAGCTGACTCATCTGCCCGGGCTGCGCACGGCCTTGGAGGCGTTGCTCGACGCCGAGCGGGAGCGCTATCTGGAGAAGGGGTGA
- the coaD gene encoding pantetheine-phosphate adenylyltransferase, whose amino-acid sequence MRRAVCPGSFDPITNGHLDIIARASRLYDEVYVAVMINQSKRGLFEIEERIDLIREVTAEYGNVRVESFHGLLVDFCRARDIPAIVKGLRAVSDFDYELQMAQMNNGLSGVETLFIPTNPTYSFLSSSLVKEVATWGGDVAHLVPPAVLAALDTRLGDR is encoded by the coding sequence GTGCGCCGCGCCGTCTGCCCCGGGTCGTTCGACCCGATCACCAACGGACACCTCGACATCATCGCCCGTGCCTCCAGGCTGTACGACGAGGTCTACGTGGCGGTGATGATCAACCAGTCCAAGCGGGGGCTGTTCGAGATCGAGGAACGCATCGACCTCATCCGCGAGGTCACGGCCGAGTACGGGAACGTCCGGGTCGAGTCGTTCCACGGTCTGCTCGTCGACTTCTGCCGGGCACGCGACATCCCCGCCATCGTCAAGGGCCTGCGCGCCGTCAGCGACTTCGACTACGAGCTGCAGATGGCCCAGATGAACAACGGCCTCTCCGGTGTGGAGACCCTCTTCATTCCCACCAACCCCACCTACAGCTTCCTCTCCTCGTCCCTGGTCAAGGAGGTGGCCACCTGGGGTGGTGACGTCGCTCACCTGGTCCCGCCCGCGGTCCTGGCCGCGCTGGACACGCGGTTGGGAGACCGCTGA